The following are encoded in a window of Flavobacterium cupriresistens genomic DNA:
- the hemF gene encoding oxygen-dependent coproporphyrinogen oxidase, producing MKDKFYAYIQKLQDQICARLEAVDGTAKFREDLWKRPEGGGGRTRVIENGAVFEKGGVNISAVHGKLPEAMQKMFGVGEADFFACGLSLVLHPKNPMVPTVHANWRYFEMYDTSSSLSTEPRKVIEQWFGGGQDLTPYYLFEDDAKHFHQTCKTACDKHNPEFYPKYKKQCDTYFWNAHRNEARGLGGLFFDYCKANEQMSMENWFNFVSEVGNSFLEAYVPIAERRKNLPYTPEQRNWQEIRRGRYVEFNLVHDKGTLFGLKTNGRIESILMSLPPHVQWVYDHHPETGSEEEKLLNVLENPIDWI from the coding sequence ATGAAAGATAAATTTTACGCCTACATACAAAAACTACAAGATCAGATTTGCGCCCGATTAGAAGCCGTTGATGGAACTGCAAAATTCCGTGAAGATCTTTGGAAACGTCCGGAAGGTGGTGGCGGAAGAACCCGCGTGATCGAAAATGGAGCTGTTTTTGAAAAAGGTGGTGTCAACATTTCAGCCGTTCACGGAAAATTACCGGAAGCCATGCAAAAGATGTTTGGTGTTGGCGAAGCAGATTTTTTTGCCTGCGGACTAAGTTTGGTTTTACACCCAAAAAACCCAATGGTTCCTACAGTTCATGCCAACTGGCGTTACTTCGAAATGTATGATACTTCATCTTCGCTCAGTACAGAACCAAGAAAAGTAATCGAGCAATGGTTTGGTGGTGGTCAGGATTTAACGCCCTATTATTTGTTCGAAGACGATGCAAAACACTTTCACCAAACCTGTAAAACAGCCTGTGACAAACACAATCCGGAGTTTTATCCAAAATATAAAAAGCAATGTGATACTTACTTCTGGAATGCACACCGAAATGAGGCTCGCGGACTAGGCGGTTTGTTCTTTGATTATTGCAAAGCAAATGAACAGATGTCAATGGAAAACTGGTTCAATTTTGTCAGTGAAGTGGGAAATAGTTTCCTTGAAGCTTACGTTCCGATTGCAGAAAGAAGAAAAAATCTTCCATACACACCTGAACAAAGAAACTGGCAGGAAATCCGTCGTGGCCGTTATGTTGAATTTAATTTAGTTCATGACAAAGGCACTTTATTCGGTTTAAAAACCAACGGAAGAATCGAAAGTATACTGATGAGTTTACCTCCTCATGTGCAGTGGGTTTACGATCATCATCCGGAAACGGGAAGTGAGGAAGAGAAATTATTAAATGTTCTTGAAAATCCGATTGATTGGATTTAA
- the hemB gene encoding porphobilinogen synthase: MFPLHRGRRLRVNESIRSLVRETTLSPSDFMFPMFIAEGENVKVEIPSMPGIYRRSIDLTVEEVKEVYALGIRAVNIYVKVSENLKDNTGKEAWNKDGLMQQAIRAIKAACPEMIVMPDVALDPYSIYGHDGIITNGDVENDSTVEALVKMAVSHAQAGADFVAPSDMMDGRVLRLREGLDAAGFHNVGIMSYSAKYASAFYGPFRDALDSAPREADVVVPKDKKTYQMDYANRIEAIKEALWDVEEGADMVMVKPGIAYLDIVREIKNAVNVPVTVYHVSGEYAMIKAAAERGWLDHDKIMMEQLMCIKRAGASLISTYFAKEASILLNK, from the coding sequence ATGTTCCCATTACACAGAGGCAGAAGATTAAGAGTAAATGAATCCATTCGTTCTTTAGTCCGCGAAACCACTTTGAGTCCATCAGACTTTATGTTTCCTATGTTTATTGCTGAAGGCGAAAATGTAAAAGTAGAAATTCCTTCTATGCCGGGAATTTATCGCAGATCAATTGATTTAACCGTTGAAGAAGTCAAAGAAGTTTATGCTTTGGGGATTCGCGCCGTTAACATTTATGTAAAAGTCAGCGAAAACTTAAAAGACAATACTGGTAAAGAAGCCTGGAACAAAGACGGATTGATGCAACAGGCCATTCGTGCCATCAAAGCAGCTTGTCCTGAAATGATTGTTATGCCGGATGTAGCTTTAGATCCTTATTCTATCTACGGTCATGACGGAATTATAACCAATGGCGATGTAGAAAATGACAGCACCGTTGAAGCTTTGGTCAAAATGGCCGTTTCTCACGCTCAGGCCGGAGCCGATTTTGTCGCCCCGAGTGATATGATGGACGGACGTGTTTTGCGCTTAAGAGAAGGCTTAGATGCAGCCGGTTTTCATAATGTGGGTATCATGAGTTATTCGGCTAAATATGCTTCTGCTTTTTACGGTCCATTTCGCGATGCATTAGATTCTGCACCAAGAGAAGCTGATGTGGTAGTTCCAAAAGATAAAAAGACCTATCAAATGGATTATGCCAACCGTATTGAGGCTATCAAAGAAGCTTTATGGGATGTAGAAGAAGGAGCTGATATGGTTATGGTAAAACCGGGAATTGCCTATTTGGATATTGTTCGTGAAATAAAAAACGCTGTGAACGTTCCTGTTACCGTGTACCATGTTTCGGGAGAATATGCCATGATTAAAGCAGCCGCAGAAAGAGGTTGGTTAGACCATGATAAAATCATGATGGAACAGTTAATGTGTATCAAACGCGCGGGAGCCAGTTTAATTTCGACTTATTTTGCTAAAGAAGCCTCCATACTTTTAAATAAATAA
- a CDS encoding DinB family protein produces the protein MKKTICILVLFISAVVSAQQEITTTFIEKWDNSKTYLYDIAKAMPESQYDFKATAREMSFKEQVFHILENMDWLSTTYFSTAKYQKKDRSKITSKEAILKEIESAFDKAKNTIKEDKNPNLNEKVDFFAGPKTRLQILNLMQDHVTHHRGQLIVYLNLNQIEPPKYVGW, from the coding sequence ATGAAAAAAACGATCTGTATTCTAGTACTGTTTATATCGGCCGTTGTTTCTGCTCAACAAGAAATCACAACAACCTTTATAGAAAAGTGGGACAATTCTAAAACCTATCTTTATGACATCGCGAAAGCAATGCCTGAGAGTCAATATGATTTTAAGGCTACTGCAAGAGAAATGAGTTTTAAAGAGCAAGTATTTCATATTTTAGAAAATATGGATTGGTTGAGTACTACTTATTTTTCGACAGCTAAATACCAAAAGAAAGATCGTTCAAAAATCACATCAAAAGAAGCTATTTTAAAAGAAATTGAAAGCGCTTTTGATAAAGCAAAAAACACCATAAAAGAGGACAAAAATCCAAATTTAAATGAGAAAGTAGATTTTTTTGCCGGGCCGAAAACAAGGCTCCAAATTCTAAATTTAATGCAGGATCATGTCACACATCATCGCGGACAACTAATTGTCTATTTAAATTTAAATCAAATCGAACCCCCTAAATATGTTGGTTGGTAA
- a CDS encoding c-type cytochrome produces the protein MKKILFLSAVLALASCKKETAENPVPETTEAYSEGETAKAATPEALGQQIFEGRGNCTSCHQVDQKVIGPSIKEIAKIYKDKNGDIVTFLKGNAEPIVDPSQFTVMKTNFPVTQAMSDEELKAIETYIYSKLK, from the coding sequence ATGAAAAAAATACTATTTCTATCTGCCGTTTTAGCTTTGGCTTCCTGTAAAAAAGAAACTGCAGAAAACCCTGTTCCGGAAACAACAGAAGCGTATTCAGAAGGAGAAACGGCAAAAGCAGCAACTCCGGAAGCTTTAGGACAACAAATTTTTGAAGGAAGAGGAAACTGTACTTCCTGTCATCAGGTAGATCAAAAAGTGATTGGTCCAAGTATTAAGGAAATTGCAAAAATCTACAAAGACAAAAATGGGGACATTGTTACTTTCTTGAAAGGAAATGCGGAACCAATCGTAGATCCTAGTCAGTTTACCGTTATGAAAACTAATTTTCCGGTAACTCAGGCCATGTCTGATGAAGAACTGAAAGCAATAGAAACGTATATTTACAGTAAACTAAAGTAA
- a CDS encoding GyrI-like domain-containing protein: MYTQKFNVIGISMRTTNENGQSGKDIPALWNKFFSEAVGEKIPNKISQDIICMYTDYEKDHTKPYTTIIGCVVNNLEVIPEGMIAKTIEGIQYQTFTAKGNLAEGAVYNEWMKIWDSNLNRTFTTDFEVYGEKAQNREDAEVPIYIAIQ, translated from the coding sequence ATGTACACTCAAAAATTCAATGTAATTGGTATTTCCATGCGAACGACTAATGAAAACGGTCAATCCGGTAAGGACATTCCGGCACTTTGGAACAAATTTTTCTCTGAGGCTGTCGGTGAAAAAATTCCAAACAAGATATCGCAGGACATCATCTGTATGTACACCGATTATGAAAAAGACCACACCAAACCTTATACCACCATTATAGGTTGCGTGGTAAACAATTTAGAGGTTATTCCTGAAGGAATGATCGCAAAAACAATCGAAGGAATTCAATATCAAACGTTCACCGCAAAAGGAAATTTAGCAGAAGGAGCCGTCTATAACGAATGGATGAAAATCTGGGACTCCAATCTGAACCGCACTTTTACCACCGATTTTGAAGTTTATGGGGAGAAAGCCCAAAATCGCGAGGATGCAGAAGTTCCTATTTATATCGCTATCCAGTAA
- a CDS encoding M13 family metallopeptidase, giving the protein MIKQLNKPMFCVVSAMFTFLAAQAQDAKPKEPGINVSYMNTKISPSEDFFRYVNGSWLDKTEIPSDRNSWGSFNELRQRTDDNSLAILKEASKDPKYKSNTDQGKAIALYNTILDTVGRNKQGIKPIEPILKKIDAIKNVADLQNFLIEMEPQGGVGFFGVGVSADAKNSNVNSVSMGPGRLGLSDKDYYNADDKDSKEKRAKYELHIARMMQFIGESPAKAKQSAAQILALETAMSAPRLDRVERRDRRKQYNPTAVADLKKTVPSIQWDKYFAGIGMAKVDTVIVTQPRYMADLEKIFTAKKVEEWKEYLKWSVLNGSASLLSTDIENANFDFYGKTLTGTLKQRPREERALQVVNNTVGEALGKLYVEKLFPAEAKVKAQKMIQNVILAYENRINALAWMSAETKVKAIEKLKKLTVKIGYPDKWKDYSALTIKNVAEGGTYFSNMQTFSKWDFKEDLAKLGKPVDKTEWGMSPQTVNAYFNPSYNEIVFPAAILQPPFYNYQADEAVNYGGIGAVIGHEISHGFDDSGARYNADGNLVDWWTADDLKQFTALGGALAAQYSALEPLPGIHVDGKFTLGENIGDLGGINAAYDGLQLYLKANGNPGLIDGFTPEQRFFISWATVWRTKSRDEAIKSQVKTDPHSPGMYRAYVPIQNVDAFYDAFGIKKGDKMYVDPDKRVKIW; this is encoded by the coding sequence ATGATTAAACAGCTAAACAAGCCTATGTTTTGTGTTGTTTCTGCAATGTTTACATTTTTAGCTGCGCAGGCTCAGGATGCAAAACCAAAGGAACCGGGTATCAATGTTTCGTACATGAATACCAAAATTAGTCCAAGTGAAGATTTTTTTCGCTACGTAAACGGAAGTTGGTTAGACAAAACGGAAATTCCTAGTGACAGAAATTCATGGGGAAGTTTTAATGAATTGAGACAAAGAACGGATGATAATTCGCTTGCTATATTAAAAGAAGCTTCGAAAGATCCAAAGTACAAATCAAACACAGATCAAGGTAAGGCAATTGCTTTATACAATACTATTTTAGATACTGTTGGAAGAAACAAACAAGGTATAAAACCGATTGAGCCTATTTTAAAGAAAATTGATGCTATTAAAAACGTAGCGGATTTACAAAATTTCCTTATCGAAATGGAACCTCAGGGTGGTGTTGGTTTTTTTGGAGTTGGAGTTAGTGCTGATGCGAAAAACAGTAATGTGAATTCGGTGAGTATGGGACCAGGACGTTTAGGTTTATCGGATAAAGATTATTACAATGCTGATGATAAAGATTCTAAAGAAAAACGCGCTAAATACGAACTTCACATTGCCAGAATGATGCAGTTTATTGGCGAGTCTCCTGCAAAAGCAAAACAAAGTGCAGCTCAGATTTTAGCTTTAGAAACCGCTATGTCTGCACCAAGATTAGATCGTGTAGAACGCAGAGACCGTAGAAAACAATACAACCCAACTGCTGTTGCGGATTTAAAAAAGACAGTTCCTTCTATTCAATGGGATAAATATTTTGCCGGAATCGGAATGGCAAAAGTTGATACTGTTATTGTAACTCAACCCCGTTACATGGCCGATCTGGAAAAGATTTTTACAGCAAAAAAAGTAGAAGAGTGGAAAGAATACCTAAAATGGTCTGTTCTTAACGGATCAGCTTCTTTGTTATCGACTGATATCGAAAATGCTAATTTTGATTTCTACGGAAAAACATTAACCGGAACGTTAAAACAACGTCCACGTGAAGAAAGAGCTTTGCAGGTAGTTAATAATACTGTTGGAGAAGCGTTAGGGAAATTATATGTTGAAAAATTATTTCCTGCTGAAGCAAAAGTGAAAGCGCAGAAAATGATTCAAAATGTGATTTTGGCATACGAAAACAGAATCAATGCTTTGGCATGGATGTCGGCTGAGACAAAAGTAAAAGCAATTGAAAAGTTGAAGAAACTTACCGTTAAAATTGGTTATCCGGACAAATGGAAAGATTATTCTGCTTTGACAATTAAAAATGTTGCTGAAGGAGGAACGTATTTCTCTAACATGCAAACGTTCTCTAAATGGGATTTCAAAGAAGATTTAGCTAAATTGGGCAAACCGGTTGACAAAACAGAATGGGGAATGTCTCCACAAACGGTAAATGCTTATTTTAATCCTTCTTATAACGAAATTGTTTTCCCTGCAGCTATTCTGCAACCTCCATTTTACAACTACCAAGCTGATGAAGCAGTAAATTATGGTGGAATCGGAGCGGTAATTGGTCACGAAATTTCACACGGTTTTGATGATTCAGGTGCTCGTTACAACGCTGACGGAAATTTAGTTGACTGGTGGACTGCTGATGACTTGAAACAATTTACAGCACTTGGTGGGGCACTTGCAGCACAATACAGTGCTTTAGAGCCGTTACCTGGAATTCACGTAGATGGTAAATTTACTTTAGGGGAAAATATTGGTGATTTAGGTGGAATAAACGCTGCTTACGATGGACTACAATTGTATTTAAAAGCAAACGGAAATCCTGGTTTAATTGATGGATTTACACCGGAGCAACGTTTCTTTATTTCTTGGGCTACTGTTTGGAGAACAAAATCAAGAGACGAAGCAATCAAAAGTCAGGTGAAAACAGATCCGCACTCTCCTGGAATGTACAGAGCGTATGTGCCAATTCAGAATGTAGATGCTTTTTATGATGCTTTCGGAATCAAGAAAGGGGATAAAATGTATGTTGACCCGGACAAACGAGTTAAAATCTGGTAA
- a CDS encoding DMT family transporter translates to MKARIQAALSGRVEAIGLPILALCWVSFFWGTTWLASKEGVKHMPALQLATIRQFLGGILYVGYFLYKKELWPKGKQWTTILILAILNFVCSNGLSTWGVKYISSGLGAIIGAIFPIWIVVICFFKGERIAKLAVTGLLICFGGICIIFMDHLGDFLRPDFQFGIFLSVASTITWAFGILHTKKKAASFNPYFSLGLQMLISSFILLSVTELSGINIPYSQIPTTSWWAIAYLVIIGSVLTFIAFIYSLQHLPTEVSSIYAYINPVVAILLGSFIFGEMLTQAITIGVIVTLIGLYLVNKSIRKLKK, encoded by the coding sequence GTGAAAGCAAGAATACAAGCCGCATTATCCGGTAGAGTTGAAGCTATCGGACTACCAATTCTCGCCTTATGTTGGGTAAGTTTCTTTTGGGGAACTACTTGGCTGGCCTCAAAAGAAGGTGTAAAACATATGCCTGCTTTACAACTGGCAACCATTCGTCAGTTTTTAGGAGGCATACTCTATGTTGGTTATTTCTTATATAAAAAAGAACTTTGGCCCAAAGGCAAACAATGGACAACGATTTTGATCCTAGCCATCTTAAATTTTGTTTGCAGTAACGGTTTAAGCACCTGGGGAGTAAAATACATAAGCAGCGGACTTGGTGCCATCATTGGTGCGATCTTCCCAATCTGGATTGTTGTTATTTGTTTCTTTAAAGGGGAGCGAATAGCCAAACTGGCCGTAACCGGACTTTTAATTTGTTTTGGAGGAATCTGTATTATTTTTATGGATCATTTGGGTGATTTTTTACGACCGGATTTTCAATTTGGAATCTTCCTGTCTGTTGCATCGACCATTACGTGGGCTTTCGGGATTTTACATACCAAGAAAAAAGCAGCCAGTTTTAATCCGTATTTTAGTTTGGGATTACAAATGCTGATTTCAAGTTTTATCCTTTTGAGTGTAACAGAGCTTTCCGGAATTAATATCCCTTACAGTCAAATACCAACAACTTCCTGGTGGGCGATTGCCTATTTGGTAATCATTGGTTCTGTATTAACTTTTATTGCTTTTATATATTCTTTGCAACATCTTCCAACTGAAGTTAGCAGCATTTATGCGTATATCAATCCGGTTGTAGCTATTTTATTAGGCTCCTTTATTTTTGGGGAAATGCTTACACAGGCCATTACAATTGGAGTGATCGTAACATTGATTGGATTGTATCTCGTAAACAAATCGATTCGAAAATTAAAAAAATAA
- a CDS encoding SCO family protein has protein sequence MKSLLYKYRKFFIVLTVFSVITLSLFYSALKPQKTLPIYNPADVNPEMVDSTVQYKSKYHTIADFSFVNQNGDTITQKNYEGKVYVADFFFTTCGSICPKMTTNLADVQKAVLNNPKVMLLSHTVFPEVDSIPVLKAYAIKHGVVDSKWNLVTGDKKEIYTMARKSYLAVKLGRPDQLYDMVHTENFVLVDQKRRVRGFYDGTNKEDVKRLIEDINFLCEE, from the coding sequence ATGAAATCCTTACTTTACAAATACCGCAAATTCTTTATCGTATTAACTGTATTTTCTGTTATAACTCTTTCTTTGTTTTATTCTGCTTTAAAACCGCAAAAAACATTACCGATTTACAATCCCGCCGATGTAAATCCGGAAATGGTAGACAGTACGGTTCAATACAAAAGTAAGTACCACACCATTGCCGATTTCTCTTTTGTAAACCAAAACGGAGATACTATCACGCAGAAAAACTATGAAGGCAAAGTATATGTAGCCGATTTTTTCTTTACAACTTGTGGTTCTATCTGTCCTAAAATGACAACCAATCTGGCCGATGTTCAAAAGGCCGTTCTGAATAACCCAAAAGTAATGTTATTGTCCCATACTGTATTTCCTGAAGTAGACAGCATTCCTGTTCTAAAAGCGTACGCCATAAAACATGGTGTAGTAGACAGCAAATGGAATTTGGTTACCGGAGACAAAAAAGAGATTTACACCATGGCCAGAAAATCTTATCTGGCAGTAAAATTGGGCAGACCCGATCAACTATACGATATGGTGCATACCGAGAATTTTGTTTTGGTAGATCAAAAACGTCGCGTTAGAGGTTTCTACGACGGAACGAATAAAGAAGACGTAAAACGTCTGATAGAAGACATCAATTTCCTTTGCGAAGAGTAA
- a CDS encoding FeoA family protein has protein sequence MQNTIHTLKKGEKAIIKDFDIDVIPLKLLEMGCLPGSIVELLQIAPFGDPLYLDINGSHVAIRIETAREIEVELIKTNL, from the coding sequence TTGCAAAATACTATCCACACTCTGAAAAAAGGCGAGAAAGCCATTATCAAAGATTTTGATATCGATGTTATTCCTCTCAAATTATTAGAAATGGGTTGCTTGCCGGGCAGCATAGTAGAATTACTTCAGATTGCCCCTTTTGGAGATCCTTTGTACTTGGACATTAATGGTTCTCATGTGGCTATTCGCATAGAAACTGCTCGTGAAATTGAAGTTGAACTTATCAAAACCAATTTGTAA
- the feoB gene encoding ferrous iron transport protein B, producing MSVQNINVALIGNPNTGKTSVFNQLTGLNQHVGNYPGITVEKKMGFCKLPQNIKANILDLPGTYSLNASSMDESVVIELLLNKNDKLYPDVAIVITDVENLKRNLLIYTQIKDLEIPTILVINMADRMETKGITLDIPLLEAQLKTKIALVSSRKGHGIDALKELIVSYKTLPTEPCLNASVMDKAYFESLQQAFPNQLLYKLWLVITQDVNFSNLDRHEIRNTFTKSHSELKRLQQQETIKRYQFINNVLKEGLKVDASMAKDIRAKLDRVLTHKVWGYAIFLGILFLIFQSIFSWSTIPMDFIDGSFAALSAWTAETLPSGILTDLLSEGIIPGIGGVIIFIPQIAFLFLFISILEESGYMSRVVFLMDKIMRRFGLSGKSVVPLISGTACAIPAIMATRNIENWKERLITILVTPFTTCSARLPVYAIIISLVIPSKRVFGILNLQGLTLMLLYVLGFAGAIISAYILNKVLKLNTKTYFVVEMPSYKLPLFKNVAINVVEKTKAFVVGAGKIILAISVILWFLASYGPGKNFNDAEAIVKERTAEKHLNEVEFQNEVNSQKLENSYIGLMGRAIEPAIAPLGYDWKIGIALISSFAAREVFVGTLATIYSVGDSENEDTIKSKMQQEVNPQTGEKIFNFASGISLLLFYAFAMQCASTLAITKKETNSWKWPAMQLFLMSALAYFAALIAFQILK from the coding sequence ATGAGTGTTCAAAATATCAATGTTGCCCTTATTGGGAATCCAAATACAGGAAAAACTTCAGTATTCAATCAACTTACCGGACTAAACCAACACGTTGGGAACTATCCGGGGATTACCGTTGAGAAAAAAATGGGTTTCTGTAAACTCCCTCAAAACATCAAAGCAAACATACTGGACCTTCCGGGAACGTATAGTCTGAACGCAAGTTCTATGGATGAAAGTGTCGTGATTGAGCTTTTGCTTAACAAAAACGACAAATTATATCCCGATGTTGCCATTGTTATTACGGATGTAGAGAATTTAAAACGAAATCTTCTTATTTATACCCAAATAAAAGACCTTGAAATTCCAACGATATTAGTCATCAACATGGCCGATCGCATGGAAACAAAAGGAATTACCCTTGACATTCCGCTACTTGAAGCGCAACTTAAGACTAAAATTGCTTTGGTTAGTTCGCGCAAAGGGCACGGAATTGATGCGTTAAAAGAATTAATTGTTTCGTACAAAACACTTCCAACAGAACCTTGCCTGAATGCATCGGTTATGGATAAAGCTTATTTTGAAAGCTTACAACAGGCATTCCCGAATCAATTGTTATATAAATTGTGGCTGGTTATTACCCAAGATGTAAACTTTTCGAATTTAGATCGACATGAAATTCGTAATACATTTACAAAATCACATTCTGAATTAAAACGCCTGCAACAGCAGGAAACCATAAAACGTTATCAATTTATAAATAATGTTTTAAAAGAAGGATTGAAAGTCGATGCCTCAATGGCAAAAGACATCAGAGCCAAATTAGATCGTGTATTGACCCACAAAGTATGGGGATATGCTATTTTTCTTGGAATTTTGTTTCTTATTTTCCAATCGATTTTTTCATGGTCTACTATTCCAATGGACTTTATTGACGGTAGTTTTGCGGCATTAAGTGCCTGGACAGCCGAAACATTACCAAGTGGAATCCTAACAGACTTACTCTCTGAAGGAATAATTCCGGGAATAGGTGGAGTGATCATTTTCATTCCTCAAATTGCCTTTCTGTTTTTATTCATTTCGATTTTAGAAGAAAGCGGTTATATGAGTCGCGTCGTCTTTTTGATGGATAAAATCATGCGCAGATTTGGGCTTTCAGGAAAAAGTGTGGTGCCTTTAATATCGGGAACGGCTTGTGCTATTCCGGCGATCATGGCAACCCGTAATATTGAAAACTGGAAAGAACGTCTCATTACCATTTTAGTAACACCATTTACAACCTGTTCCGCAAGATTACCGGTTTATGCGATTATTATCTCTTTAGTAATACCAAGTAAACGAGTGTTCGGAATCCTGAATCTTCAAGGTTTAACGCTGATGCTTCTGTATGTTTTAGGATTTGCAGGTGCGATTATTTCAGCCTATATTTTAAATAAAGTTCTAAAATTAAATACTAAAACGTATTTCGTTGTCGAAATGCCAAGTTATAAACTACCCCTTTTTAAGAATGTTGCCATCAATGTTGTTGAAAAAACCAAAGCGTTTGTTGTAGGTGCAGGTAAAATCATTTTGGCCATATCGGTTATTTTGTGGTTTTTGGCATCTTACGGGCCAGGAAAGAATTTTAACGACGCGGAAGCCATCGTAAAAGAAAGAACTGCTGAAAAGCATTTGAATGAGGTTGAATTTCAAAACGAAGTAAACTCTCAAAAACTAGAGAATTCGTATATCGGATTGATGGGAAGAGCCATCGAACCGGCAATTGCACCATTGGGTTACGATTGGAAAATTGGAATCGCACTAATCAGCTCATTTGCAGCCCGTGAAGTTTTTGTGGGGACTTTAGCAACGATATACAGTGTGGGTGACAGTGAAAACGAAGACACTATAAAAAGTAAGATGCAACAGGAAGTTAATCCGCAAACCGGTGAAAAGATCTTTAATTTTGCTTCGGGAATTTCACTCTTGTTATTCTATGCCTTTGCGATGCAATGTGCCAGTACACTTGCCATCACAAAAAAAGAAACCAATTCGTGGAAATGGCCTGCTATGCAGCTATTCCTTATGAGTGCTTTGGCTTATTTTGCTGCATTAATTGCCTTCCAAATTTTAAAATAA
- a CDS encoding FeoB-associated Cys-rich membrane protein, translated as MVQEIIAFAILGFAVAFLIKKFFWKSKKKKDCGDDNCGCG; from the coding sequence ATGGTACAAGAAATTATTGCCTTCGCCATATTAGGATTCGCCGTTGCCTTTCTGATCAAAAAATTCTTCTGGAAATCTAAGAAGAAAAAAGATTGTGGTGATGACAATTGCGGGTGTGGGTGA
- a CDS encoding HD domain-containing protein, with amino-acid sequence MNITDLINKTIVFVKEKLNDAEGGHDWFHIERVYKNALLIAKNTTCDLTVVQLGALLHDIADSKFHNGDETIGPKTARLFLESENVSEELIVHVIKIIENISYKGGNFEKKFSSIELDIVQDADRLDAIGAIGVARAFNYGGFKNRALYNPEIAPVTNMTKEEYKNNNAPTINHFYEKLLLLKDKMNTETGKQIAAERHHFMELFLSQFYAEWEGVK; translated from the coding sequence ATGAATATTACAGACCTAATAAACAAAACGATAGTTTTTGTAAAAGAAAAATTGAACGATGCTGAAGGCGGACACGATTGGTTTCATATTGAGCGTGTGTATAAAAATGCGCTTTTAATTGCTAAAAACACAACTTGTGATCTTACAGTAGTTCAATTAGGAGCTTTGCTTCATGATATTGCCGACAGTAAATTTCATAACGGAGATGAAACGATTGGACCAAAGACTGCTCGTTTGTTTCTGGAATCAGAAAATGTTTCCGAAGAACTTATTGTACACGTTATAAAAATCATTGAAAACATCTCATACAAAGGCGGTAACTTCGAAAAGAAGTTTTCTTCTATAGAGTTAGATATTGTCCAGGATGCGGATCGTTTAGATGCCATTGGAGCCATTGGAGTGGCTAGAGCTTTTAACTATGGAGGCTTTAAAAACAGAGCATTGTATAATCCCGAAATTGCTCCGGTTACAAACATGACCAAAGAGGAGTACAAGAATAACAATGCGCCTACAATAAATCATTTCTACGAAAAGCTTTTACTCCTAAAAGACAAAATGAATACCGAAACCGGAAAACAAATCGCTGCCGAAAGACATCATTTTATGGAGTTGTTCCTGTCGCAGTTCTATGCTGAGTGGGAGGGTGTTAAGTAG